From the genome of Terriglobia bacterium, one region includes:
- a CDS encoding DMT family transporter, with translation MSRSLKAHLLLVFVTFVWGATFVSIKEALNNSSPLTFNAVRMALAAVVLLAIFGRHLRGVSRGCVLSGIIVGVFLWLGYEFQTPGLQYTTASKSAFLTGMSVVLVPLFLTIFWRRHINRWSLFGVAVAFLGLYLLTIPGGSAGFSSINRGDLLTIFCAIAFTFQIIFVGRATQRYPFAPIVTIEALTCALLMAVSAPLVEHPHIAFTSQVVWAILITGLLGTALGFGAQGWAQQFTPPTHTALIFSLEPVFALITSYIVIGERLGLRATLGAALILGGVLLSEVLGAVIQPAKELAEETGD, from the coding sequence ATGTCTCGTTCCCTCAAAGCGCACCTGCTCCTCGTCTTCGTCACCTTCGTCTGGGGAGCGACGTTCGTCTCCATCAAGGAGGCGCTCAACAATTCCTCGCCGCTCACGTTCAACGCGGTTCGCATGGCGCTCGCCGCCGTGGTGCTGCTCGCCATCTTCGGCCGACACCTCCGCGGCGTCTCCCGCGGATGCGTGCTCTCGGGCATCATCGTCGGCGTCTTCCTCTGGCTTGGCTACGAGTTCCAGACGCCCGGCCTGCAATACACAACCGCGTCCAAGTCGGCGTTCCTCACCGGAATGTCGGTCGTGCTCGTGCCGTTGTTCCTGACCATCTTCTGGCGCAGGCACATCAACCGCTGGTCGCTCTTCGGTGTCGCGGTCGCATTCCTCGGCCTTTACCTGCTCACGATTCCCGGCGGCAGCGCGGGCTTCAGCAGCATCAACCGTGGCGACCTGCTGACGATCTTTTGTGCGATCGCGTTCACGTTCCAAATCATCTTTGTCGGACGCGCAACCCAGCGCTACCCGTTCGCGCCCATTGTTACCATCGAGGCCCTGACCTGCGCCCTGCTCATGGCCGTCTCCGCGCCGCTCGTCGAGCACCCGCACATCGCGTTCACGTCGCAGGTCGTCTGGGCCATCCTCATCACCGGACTGCTTGGAACCGCGCTCGGATTCGGCGCGCAGGGCTGGGCACAGCAGTTCACCCCGCCCACGCACACCGCGCTCATCTTCTCCCTCGAACCGGTCTTCGCGCTCATCACGTCCTACATCGTGATCGGCGAGCGCCTGGGCCTGCGCGCCACCCTCGGCGCCGCCCTCATCCTCGGCGGAGTGCTGCTGAGCGAGGTGCTCGGAGCAGTAATACAGCCGGCGAAGGAACTGGCGGAAGAAACGGGAGACTGA
- a CDS encoding amidohydrolase, with protein sequence MKPLLALLLIFAGPFGAPRLPQSADVGTMHSQDKMPETKVNEPADTIFLNGNIWTGVHQGNAISTAQALAVKGDRILAVGTNDEVRKHKDKDTRVIDLGGRFVMPGFNDAHLHLSGGGFEKLNVDLTGTKSLAEMKQRIAARAKATPAGQWILGRGWDETKWTEQVLPTRHDLDAVTGDHPAIFGRVDGHSAVANSAALKLAGIDRNTKDPTGGKIDRDASGEPTGILRESAGNLVSARIPPPTPAQVRKAMELALADAAQWGLTSVQSQLLDNREWADFLVCEDLEREGHLTARVTMWLPFDLPLATIQQWRAHHSATDPMLHTGMLKAYMDGSLGSHTAALREPYSDEPSNKGLAEWDQSKLNRMAEERAAAGFQLGFHAIGDRAADMALEAFASADRYLREHDRADVARNQRYRIEHDQVIEPDQFAKYKALGVIASVQPNHLLTDMNWAEKYIGAARAKTSYPWRSFLQDGIVLAFGTDYPVEPLTPFRGIYAAVTRKNEAGTREYFPEQKLTIDEALEAYTSGSAYAEFAERDKGQLKPGMLADFVVLDRDLTKIPPHEILGTKVLRTVVGGKTVYEHH encoded by the coding sequence ATGAAGCCACTGCTCGCGCTTCTCCTGATATTTGCAGGACCTTTCGGTGCCCCACGTCTGCCGCAGTCAGCAGACGTGGGCACGATGCACTCTCAAGACAAGATGCCGGAAACCAAAGTCAACGAACCCGCCGACACAATCTTCCTCAACGGCAACATCTGGACAGGTGTACATCAAGGCAACGCGATCTCCACCGCACAGGCTCTCGCCGTGAAGGGTGATCGCATCCTCGCCGTCGGCACCAACGACGAAGTCCGCAAGCACAAAGACAAGGACACCAGGGTCATCGATCTCGGCGGTCGCTTCGTCATGCCCGGCTTCAACGATGCTCACCTTCACCTCAGCGGCGGAGGGTTCGAGAAACTCAACGTCGATCTCACCGGCACCAAGTCGCTCGCCGAGATGAAGCAGCGCATCGCCGCCCGCGCTAAGGCGACTCCCGCAGGCCAGTGGATTCTCGGCCGCGGCTGGGATGAGACCAAGTGGACCGAGCAGGTCTTGCCCACGCGCCACGACCTCGACGCCGTCACCGGCGATCATCCTGCGATCTTCGGCCGCGTCGACGGCCACAGCGCTGTCGCAAACTCCGCTGCGCTCAAACTCGCCGGAATCGATCGCAATACTAAGGACCCGACTGGCGGCAAGATCGACCGCGACGCCTCTGGCGAGCCCACGGGAATCCTCCGCGAGAGCGCCGGGAACCTCGTCAGCGCCAGGATTCCTCCGCCGACTCCCGCGCAAGTCCGCAAGGCCATGGAACTCGCCCTCGCCGACGCCGCGCAGTGGGGTCTCACCAGCGTCCAGAGCCAACTCCTCGACAACCGCGAATGGGCCGATTTCCTCGTCTGCGAGGACCTCGAGCGCGAGGGCCATCTCACCGCGCGCGTCACCATGTGGCTTCCGTTCGATCTCCCACTCGCGACCATCCAGCAGTGGCGCGCGCACCACTCCGCCACCGACCCCATGCTGCACACCGGCATGCTCAAGGCTTACATGGACGGCTCGCTCGGCTCGCATACCGCGGCCCTGCGCGAACCCTACTCCGACGAACCCTCCAACAAGGGACTCGCCGAGTGGGACCAGTCCAAGCTCAACCGGATGGCCGAGGAGCGCGCCGCAGCGGGCTTCCAACTCGGCTTTCATGCCATCGGAGATCGCGCTGCCGACATGGCGCTCGAAGCGTTTGCTTCCGCCGATCGTTACCTGCGCGAGCATGATCGCGCCGACGTTGCTCGCAACCAGCGCTACCGCATCGAGCACGACCAGGTCATCGAGCCCGACCAGTTCGCGAAATACAAGGCGCTCGGCGTGATTGCCTCGGTTCAGCCGAACCATCTGCTCACCGACATGAATTGGGCGGAGAAGTACATCGGCGCCGCGCGCGCGAAGACGTCCTATCCGTGGCGCAGCTTCCTCCAGGACGGCATCGTCCTCGCCTTCGGGACCGATTATCCGGTCGAGCCGCTTACGCCGTTCCGCGGCATCTACGCGGCGGTCACGCGTAAGAACGAGGCAGGAACGCGCGAGTATTTTCCCGAGCAGAAGCTGACCATCGACGAGGCCCTCGAAGCCTACACATCAGGTTCTGCCTACGCCGAATTCGCCGAGCGCGACAAGGGCCAACTCAAACCCGGAATGCTCGCCGACTTCGTAGTCCTCGACCGCGACCTGACCAAAATCCCGCCACACGAAATCCTCGGAACCAAGGTGTTGAGGACAGTGGTAGGAGGAAAGACAGTTTACGAACACCATTGA
- a CDS encoding aldo/keto reductase, whose product MQKRRLGKSNLEVSAMGLGCMRLSPGHGAVAGTRQEMIALIRAAVERGINFFDTAEVYGPFVNEELVGEALAPVRDHVVIATKFGFQIDSEEHPHPVGLNSRPEYIRESVDGSLKRLKLDTIDLLYQHRVDPNVPIEDVAGTVKDLIQQGKVRHFGLSEAGAQTIRRAHAVHPVTALQSEYSLWWKRPEEEIIPTLEELGIGLVPFSPLGKGFLTGSITENTQFDPEDNRGSFPRFSPEALKANQALVNLIATFAAKKSATSAQIALAWLLAQKRWIVPIPGTARLQRLEENIGSVAVELTPDDLRELDAATAKIPVYGDRYPAALEQMTNR is encoded by the coding sequence ATGCAGAAACGCAGACTGGGAAAGAGCAATCTTGAAGTCTCGGCGATGGGGCTGGGCTGCATGAGGTTGAGTCCTGGTCACGGAGCGGTGGCCGGGACCAGGCAGGAGATGATTGCCCTCATTCGGGCTGCGGTCGAACGTGGCATCAACTTCTTCGATACCGCTGAAGTCTACGGTCCATTCGTGAATGAAGAGCTTGTGGGCGAGGCCCTCGCCCCGGTACGGGACCATGTGGTGATCGCGACGAAATTCGGTTTCCAGATCGACTCCGAAGAACACCCGCATCCGGTAGGCTTGAACAGCCGCCCGGAGTACATCCGAGAGAGTGTCGACGGCTCACTGAAACGGCTCAAGCTCGACACCATCGATCTGCTCTATCAACATCGCGTCGATCCGAACGTGCCCATCGAAGACGTGGCAGGCACAGTCAAGGATCTGATCCAGCAAGGCAAGGTCAGGCACTTCGGCTTGTCTGAAGCGGGTGCGCAAACCATCCGCCGCGCTCACGCGGTTCATCCCGTCACCGCGCTTCAGAGTGAATACTCACTCTGGTGGAAACGCCCGGAAGAAGAAATTATTCCCACGCTGGAAGAGCTTGGCATCGGGCTGGTTCCGTTCAGTCCGCTTGGCAAGGGATTCTTAACTGGGTCGATTACGGAGAACACGCAGTTTGATCCGGAGGACAATCGCGGTAGTTTTCCGCGCTTCTCGCCGGAAGCCCTTAAGGCGAATCAAGCTTTGGTGAATCTGATTGCGACTTTCGCAGCGAAAAAGAGTGCGACTTCGGCTCAGATCGCGCTGGCTTGGCTCCTGGCACAAAAACGCTGGATCGTTCCCATTCCCGGCACCGCCAGGTTGCAGCGTCTTGAAGAGAACATCGGATCGGTCGCTGTCGAACTCACCCCGGATGATCTCCGCGAGCTCGACGCCGCAACCGCGAAGATCCCCGTGTACGGAGACCGTTATCCAGCGGCTCTCGAACAAATGACTAACCGCTGA
- a CDS encoding aldo/keto reductase — protein MEKRKLGGGDLEVSAIGFGCMGMSWSYGPPRDKQEMISLLHAAVDRGVTFFDTAEVYGPLLNEELVGEALAPFSGKVVIATKFGWEPNPDDGGKWSALNSRPEHIKQVCEGSLKRLKVDAIDLFYQHRVDLNLPIEDVAGAVKDLIREGKVKHFGLSEASPQTIRRAHAVQPVAALQSEYSLFWREPEQTVVPTLEELGIGFVPFSPLGKGFLTGKIDANTTFDSTDFRSSVPRFSPENRKANQALVDIVSSFAKRKNATPAQIALAWLLAKKPWIVPIPGTTKMTRLEENLGAANVSLTPDEVRSLETASSKIKLEGARYPRFHEQLVGR, from the coding sequence ATGGAGAAACGCAAGCTTGGAGGTGGTGACCTCGAAGTATCAGCCATCGGTTTTGGCTGCATGGGGATGAGCTGGTCGTACGGGCCGCCCAGGGACAAGCAAGAGATGATTTCGCTGCTTCACGCTGCGGTGGATCGGGGCGTGACGTTCTTTGACACGGCCGAAGTCTACGGCCCGCTGTTGAACGAAGAGCTGGTCGGCGAGGCCCTCGCGCCGTTTAGCGGCAAAGTTGTCATCGCGACAAAGTTCGGCTGGGAACCAAATCCGGATGATGGGGGCAAATGGAGTGCTCTCAACAGCCGACCGGAGCATATCAAGCAGGTTTGCGAGGGCTCACTCAAGCGTCTGAAGGTCGATGCGATCGATCTCTTTTATCAGCATCGCGTGGACTTGAATTTGCCCATCGAAGATGTTGCGGGCGCAGTGAAGGATCTGATTCGGGAAGGCAAGGTGAAGCATTTCGGCCTGTCGGAAGCGAGCCCACAAACGATTCGCCGTGCTCATGCCGTTCAACCCGTCGCCGCATTACAGAGCGAGTACTCTCTGTTCTGGCGTGAGCCGGAACAAACGGTGGTCCCGACGCTCGAGGAGCTTGGGATCGGCTTCGTTCCGTTCAGCCCGCTGGGGAAAGGGTTCCTGACCGGCAAGATCGACGCGAACACGACATTCGACAGCACCGATTTCCGCAGCAGTGTGCCGAGATTCAGCCCGGAGAACCGCAAAGCGAATCAGGCTCTGGTGGATATAGTCAGTTCTTTCGCAAAACGGAAGAACGCAACTCCGGCGCAAATCGCACTGGCGTGGCTGTTGGCGAAGAAGCCGTGGATCGTTCCCATCCCCGGCACAACGAAGATGACGCGCCTCGAAGAGAATCTTGGAGCGGCGAACGTCAGCCTCACCCCAGACGAAGTGCGCTCCCTTGAAACAGCTTCATCAAAGATCAAGCTTGAAGGGGCTCGCTATCCCAGGTTTCATGAGCAGCTGGTTGGCCGCTGA
- a CDS encoding nuclear transport factor 2 family protein — translation MKALTLGLFLSTLIAPSCYAQQAPPQPPTESIKTAANPTPEQQEVINLSNTKWDWMAAKKVDSLETLFDDKAMFTHMGGTWGKTQELATIKSGGIWYKKAVVYAVDARIFANTAILLEDIDLQAAVGAHEVTNPFMVTEVYIRESGKWKLVQLTFSHLLRPVRMNSNKN, via the coding sequence ATGAAAGCCTTAACGCTGGGTCTGTTTCTATCGACACTGATTGCGCCGTCGTGCTACGCACAGCAAGCGCCACCGCAGCCACCGACGGAATCGATTAAGACTGCCGCAAATCCTACACCAGAGCAACAAGAAGTCATCAATCTTTCAAACACGAAATGGGATTGGATGGCAGCGAAGAAGGTCGACTCCCTGGAAACACTATTTGATGACAAAGCCATGTTCACTCACATGGGAGGAACCTGGGGGAAGACCCAGGAATTAGCGACCATCAAAAGTGGCGGCATCTGGTACAAAAAGGCCGTCGTTTACGCCGTTGACGCTCGTATTTTTGCTAACACTGCCATCCTGCTGGAGGACATCGACCTGCAGGCAGCCGTCGGAGCGCACGAAGTTACTAATCCATTCATGGTGACGGAGGTTTATATCAGGGAAAGCGGCAAATGGAAGCTCGTCCAACTCACGTTCTCCCATCTGCTCAGGCCGGTCAGAATGAATAGCAATAAGAATTAG
- a CDS encoding DUF305 domain-containing protein: protein MKSNNSRHLREASTTFGCITPLVIFVTAVLFCSVALAQKSSAPVIVQPGAPGQPSKVLPASTHGVLPPLSQAEIDFMQGMIMHHQQAVEMTALIPSHTTNPDIRLLGARIGRSQADEIHFMQHWLEVRGQPTSMEMPGMPGMDMSGHAMPLMPGMLTPEQMEALRNAHGAEFDHLFLTGMIQHHGGALTMVHDVYKKAGAGQDADFFDFTTDVDTGQRAEIRIMQGLLKKEPKEKQ, encoded by the coding sequence TTGAAATCCAATAATTCGCGTCACTTGCGCGAAGCCTCGACCACTTTTGGATGCATCACGCCGCTGGTCATCTTCGTAACAGCGGTCTTGTTCTGTTCCGTTGCGCTGGCGCAGAAATCTTCCGCGCCCGTCATCGTCCAGCCCGGCGCTCCTGGCCAGCCCAGCAAGGTTCTTCCGGCCTCGACGCACGGTGTGCTCCCGCCGCTCTCGCAGGCCGAGATCGACTTCATGCAGGGAATGATCATGCACCACCAGCAGGCCGTGGAGATGACCGCGCTCATTCCCTCGCACACCACCAATCCCGACATCCGCCTTCTTGGCGCGCGCATCGGCCGCTCGCAGGCGGACGAAATCCATTTCATGCAGCACTGGCTCGAAGTGCGCGGCCAGCCGACCTCCATGGAGATGCCCGGAATGCCCGGCATGGACATGTCCGGCCACGCCATGCCGCTCATGCCCGGCATGCTGACGCCCGAGCAGATGGAAGCGCTCCGCAACGCACACGGCGCCGAGTTCGATCATCTCTTCCTCACCGGAATGATCCAGCATCACGGCGGCGCGCTCACCATGGTCCACGATGTCTATAAGAAAGCAGGCGCCGGGCAGGACGCCGACTTCTTCGATTTCACTACCGATGTCGACACGGGGCAGCGTGCCGAAATCAGAATCATGCAGGGACTTCTGAAGAAAGAACCAAAGGAGAAACAATGA
- a CDS encoding AraC family transcriptional regulator ligand-binding domain-containing protein, with product MLKRFRVPGRLALKLKEHGVSVAAVLRKAGLPRDLFEQTRVLVSTEELFALWNAVEVVSSDPLMGVKLGIETKTERFHPMAIAALSTQNLVTATEHLARYKKLTAPEEILNKLGKEEFSVAFRWLLAVDAEPHVLTDYCFSWMISLARHGTGTQLNPLRVEYVQQRQNLRVLERSFGCKAVCGAPRNAIIFRASDATTPFVTRNVELLELLAPQFEEQLRQYTEKEEDCFIELVRRAIQDRLTGQRPSMEVISEALHMSSRTLQRRLQESGSSFQRVLDEARHQMARYYLSNSVLELNEAAYLLGFEDPNSFGRAFRTWEGVPPSDWRETHRSSAPN from the coding sequence ATGCTGAAGCGCTTTCGGGTTCCGGGCCGTCTTGCCCTCAAGTTGAAGGAGCACGGCGTGTCAGTTGCCGCGGTGCTGCGCAAGGCGGGACTTCCCCGAGATTTGTTTGAGCAGACGCGCGTTCTCGTCTCCACCGAAGAGCTTTTTGCACTCTGGAACGCGGTAGAGGTGGTCAGTTCCGATCCGCTCATGGGCGTGAAACTGGGCATCGAAACTAAGACAGAGCGCTTTCACCCGATGGCTATCGCCGCACTCTCAACTCAGAATCTGGTGACCGCCACCGAACACCTCGCTCGGTACAAAAAGCTGACCGCGCCAGAAGAGATCCTCAACAAGCTCGGCAAAGAGGAGTTCAGTGTTGCGTTTCGGTGGCTGCTTGCAGTCGATGCAGAGCCCCATGTGCTCACGGACTACTGCTTCTCGTGGATGATTTCTCTCGCTCGACACGGAACCGGAACGCAGCTGAATCCACTCCGAGTGGAGTACGTGCAACAACGTCAGAATCTGCGCGTACTTGAGCGCAGCTTTGGCTGCAAGGCGGTGTGCGGCGCTCCGCGCAACGCAATCATCTTCCGTGCCTCCGATGCCACCACGCCATTTGTCACCCGGAACGTCGAACTGCTCGAATTGCTCGCGCCGCAGTTTGAAGAGCAACTGCGACAGTACACGGAAAAGGAAGAGGACTGTTTCATCGAACTGGTGCGGCGTGCCATTCAAGACCGACTGACCGGACAACGGCCCTCAATGGAGGTGATCTCCGAGGCGCTGCACATGAGCTCACGTACGCTGCAACGTCGACTGCAGGAATCTGGTTCCAGCTTCCAACGGGTTCTGGATGAAGCGCGACACCAGATGGCGCGGTATTACCTCTCCAACTCTGTATTGGAGTTGAATGAGGCCGCATACCTGCTTGGCTTTGAAGACCCCAACTCGTTCGGTCGCGCTTTCCGAACCTGGGAAGGTGTACCACCGAGCGATTGGCGGGAGACTCACCGTAGCTCTGCGCCGAATTAG
- a CDS encoding lipocalin-like domain-containing protein, which yields MKIVRCGAWVAVVAVAGLVPIQSVLSQATSHGSDKERLIGAWHLEHIDSPSADGKPSDALQPAGMLIYTQDGHMSVQLMYPASAGSLSNEYVRNGYEASFGSYSIDERTHTLTHHVQGSVTGDALVGKDLPRIYTFTEDGHLVIHSANPEEHWSVTWQHY from the coding sequence ATGAAGATCGTGCGTTGTGGTGCATGGGTAGCGGTTGTGGCAGTCGCCGGCCTGGTGCCGATCCAGTCTGTGCTATCCCAGGCGACGAGCCATGGGTCCGACAAAGAAAGACTGATCGGGGCGTGGCATCTTGAGCACATTGATTCGCCCTCGGCCGATGGCAAGCCGAGCGATGCGCTGCAGCCTGCGGGCATGCTGATCTACACGCAGGACGGCCACATGTCCGTGCAGTTGATGTACCCCGCGTCGGCCGGTTCTCTATCCAACGAATACGTCCGGAACGGGTACGAGGCTTCGTTCGGCAGCTACTCGATCGACGAAAGAACACACACGCTGACCCATCATGTGCAGGGATCGGTTACGGGCGACGCCCTCGTCGGTAAAGATCTTCCTCGCATCTACACATTCACAGAGGACGGTCACCTCGTCATTCACTCAGCCAATCCCGAGGAACACTGGTCTGTCACCTGGCAGCATTATTGA
- a CDS encoding aldo/keto reductase gives MHEFNDAGTKRSMNRRSFLGVTGAVAVATVAGGHAVSATAERGAQVRMNGRRKLGSLEVSSVGLGVQNMSRSYETLVPYRPEMINIIRAAYDHGVTFFDTAEAYGPLECERILGESIAPFRNKVAITSKFGWNIDPETGRFQMGLNSKPDHIKKAVEGMLKRLRTDRIDLVYQHRVDPQVPIEDVAGAVKDLMSEGKILHWGLCEMGPNTLRRAHAALPVTAVQNEYSMLWRGPEEEIIPLCQELGIGFVPWSPLGVQFLTGAIDENTRFAPGDIRGMEPRFSPENMKHNIELVKLVKQWAERKQAAPGQIALAWLMAQKPWIVPIPGTTQMAHMIQNVGATSVVFTPDEIKELNAAVSSIQIQGKRLPDGILALSGVEAPAKQ, from the coding sequence ATGCACGAATTCAATGACGCGGGCACAAAGCGCAGCATGAACCGCCGCTCGTTCCTAGGCGTTACCGGAGCCGTCGCAGTTGCAACGGTTGCGGGCGGCCATGCAGTTTCGGCAACAGCGGAGCGAGGCGCGCAAGTGCGAATGAATGGGCGACGGAAGCTGGGTTCGCTCGAGGTATCAAGCGTGGGTCTGGGCGTCCAGAATATGAGCCGCAGTTATGAAACGCTCGTGCCGTACCGCCCGGAGATGATTAATATCATCCGCGCAGCCTATGACCATGGCGTGACGTTTTTTGATACGGCTGAGGCGTATGGGCCTCTCGAATGCGAACGAATCCTCGGTGAGAGCATCGCACCATTCCGTAACAAGGTCGCAATCACCTCGAAGTTCGGCTGGAATATCGATCCTGAGACCGGCCGTTTCCAAATGGGGCTGAACAGCAAGCCTGACCATATTAAGAAGGCTGTCGAAGGGATGCTCAAGCGGCTTCGGACCGACCGCATCGATCTTGTGTATCAGCACCGCGTTGACCCGCAGGTTCCGATCGAGGATGTTGCCGGCGCGGTGAAGGATCTTATGTCCGAGGGCAAGATCCTGCACTGGGGTCTCTGCGAAATGGGGCCGAATACTCTTCGTCGCGCGCATGCGGCGCTTCCTGTGACGGCCGTTCAGAACGAGTATTCGATGCTGTGGCGCGGCCCGGAAGAAGAAATTATCCCGCTGTGCCAGGAACTAGGGATTGGATTCGTGCCGTGGAGTCCGCTCGGTGTGCAATTCTTGACCGGAGCGATTGACGAGAACACTCGTTTTGCGCCTGGCGACATCCGTGGCATGGAACCGCGCTTCTCGCCGGAAAACATGAAGCACAACATAGAGCTCGTAAAGCTCGTGAAGCAATGGGCCGAGCGAAAGCAGGCCGCTCCGGGTCAAATTGCTCTTGCATGGTTGATGGCGCAGAAGCCGTGGATCGTGCCAATCCCCGGCACCACGCAAATGGCGCACATGATCCAAAACGTCGGCGCCACTTCGGTTGTGTTCACGCCTGACGAGATCAAAGAGCTGAACGCCGCGGTATCGAGTATTCAGATCCAGGGAAAGCGCCTGCCGGACGGCATTCTCGCACTCTCGGGCGTAGAGGCGCCGGCGAAGCAATAG
- a CDS encoding aldo/keto reductase has protein sequence METRRLGSSGLEVSAIGLGCMGMSSAYGPAADKSDMIKLIRAAHDLGVTHFDTAEAYGPFVNEELVGEALEPIRDKVTIATKFGFDIDLETGARRGGTNSRPEHIKQVANAALKRLRTETIDLFYQHRVDPNVPIEDVAGAVKELIAEGKVKHLGMSEAAVKTIRRAHAVQPVTAVQSEYSLFYRGPEGELLPALQELGIGFVPFSPLGAGFLTGKIDENTKFDPTDFRNMVPRFTAEARKANMVLVDLVKSVAERKKATPAQIALAWLLAQKPWIVPIPGTTKLHRVEENLGAVNLRLTAEDLRQLDDATSTIHIHGDRYPEELQKLVGR, from the coding sequence GTGGAGACTAGAAGACTTGGAAGTAGCGGCCTTGAAGTATCTGCGATAGGCCTGGGCTGCATGGGCATGAGCTCGGCCTATGGCCCGGCCGCGGACAAGAGCGACATGATCAAGCTGATCCGCGCCGCACACGATCTTGGGGTGACGCACTTCGATACGGCTGAAGCCTATGGGCCATTCGTGAACGAAGAGCTGGTTGGAGAGGCGCTCGAGCCGATCCGCGACAAAGTAACGATCGCCACCAAGTTTGGTTTTGATATCGATCTTGAGACGGGCGCGCGCCGCGGCGGAACGAACAGCCGGCCCGAGCACATCAAGCAGGTGGCAAACGCCGCGTTGAAGCGCCTGCGGACCGAGACCATTGATTTGTTTTATCAGCATCGCGTGGATCCCAATGTGCCCATCGAGGACGTGGCGGGTGCGGTGAAGGAGCTGATCGCCGAGGGTAAGGTGAAGCACCTCGGCATGTCGGAAGCGGCCGTGAAGACCATTCGCCGGGCGCATGCGGTTCAGCCGGTCACCGCGGTGCAAAGCGAGTATTCGCTCTTCTACCGCGGTCCAGAAGGTGAGCTTCTTCCGGCGCTGCAGGAACTGGGCATTGGCTTCGTTCCATTCAGTCCGCTTGGCGCCGGGTTTCTCACGGGAAAGATCGACGAAAACACCAAGTTCGATCCCACTGACTTCCGCAACATGGTGCCGCGCTTCACAGCCGAGGCACGCAAAGCCAACATGGTGCTGGTCGATCTGGTGAAGAGTGTGGCGGAGCGCAAGAAAGCAACACCTGCACAGATCGCGTTGGCATGGCTGCTGGCCCAGAAGCCGTGGATCGTGCCCATCCCCGGAACCACCAAGCTGCACCGCGTCGAGGAGAACCTCGGAGCCGTCAACCTGCGCCTCACGGCCGAGGATCTGCGGCAACTCGACGACGCGACGTCCACTATCCATATCCACGGCGATCGCTACCCGGAAGAACTGCAGAAACTCGTAGGCCGCTAG